A genomic window from Halorubrum lacusprofundi ATCC 49239 includes:
- a CDS encoding Htur_1727 family rSAM-partnered candidate RiPP, which produces MVEKTDRTGGSDGMRSADGRRFEVFVREREADPLRHVGTVTAPTPDAAHGEASKLFAWYARDVWVCPADETHRYSAGSLADEESGEAAGDENPDADEPRVYEETEGTPTVSCGGAPVDDTEGSR; this is translated from the coding sequence ATGGTCGAGAAGACGGACCGAACCGGCGGATCGGATGGAATGCGCTCCGCAGACGGTCGTCGCTTCGAGGTGTTCGTCCGCGAGAGGGAAGCGGACCCGCTCCGCCACGTCGGCACCGTCACCGCGCCGACGCCCGACGCCGCCCACGGGGAGGCGAGCAAGCTCTTCGCGTGGTACGCCCGCGACGTATGGGTGTGTCCCGCCGACGAGACGCACCGGTACTCTGCCGGGTCGCTCGCGGACGAGGAGAGCGGCGAGGCAGCCGGTGACGAGAATCCCGACGCCGACGAGCCGCGCGTCTACGAGGAGACGGAGGGGACGCCGACCGTCTCGTGTGGCGGGGCGCCCGTCGACGACACGGAGGGGTCGCGATGA
- a CDS encoding CHRD domain-containing protein gives MSKEPNEPTEPSVRRRTYRRRTVMGGLAAGAGLSALGSEASGQVRAQTDDGSEEWPPADSWEAHVAVLSGSQADVETDAGGCANLMPGEAGTLMVDLVLEDIECVTQAHIHEGERGEDGPVVAPLLEYTGDVDGGGNGDPLTTRSDVPLIEGTVVDDPELVEAILNDPGAYYVNVHTVDNPGGEIRGQIRGFDFGQETQLEPVPAEFTVSGLDPKDTEVARSREIDVSARIRNVGDITDTQTVELRIDDEVVAERELELACRSSERVRFENIDIDDLGPDEYEYGVFSEDDSETGTLTVLRPAEFRVSNLDPEDVTVTRGDLIDVSASIQNVGDISDTQTVEFRIDDETVAERRLELDGRESRRITFEEIDTRTLEPDEYEHGVFTEDDSETGTLTVEAAEESGFMVTLDPEEQTVTQGEQFGLSATIENVGQVADTQTVELRFDGELINDQEVVLDSGESRTLRVRGIETDDLDPGEYEYVVSTDDDSATGILTVEAVEESGFMVTLDPEEQTVTQGEQFGLSATIENVGEATDTQTVELRLDGELINDQEVVLDSGESRTLRVRGIETDDLDPGEYEYVVSTDDDSATGILTVEAADGDDDDENGEEENGEENGEEENGEENGEEENGEENGEEENGEENGEEENGEEENGETENGEEENGETENGEEENGEEENGEEENGEEENGEEENGETENGEEENGEEDGGSGEGDGGGEDGQDENGGTTEEDGNGGDGNGETETGEEGGTGGDM, from the coding sequence ATGTCTAAGGAACCGAATGAGCCGACTGAACCGTCCGTAAGGAGACGCACGTATCGACGCCGAACAGTAATGGGAGGGCTTGCAGCGGGTGCGGGTCTCAGCGCACTCGGCTCGGAAGCCAGCGGCCAAGTGCGAGCGCAAACAGATGACGGATCCGAAGAGTGGCCCCCAGCGGATAGCTGGGAAGCACACGTCGCCGTCCTGTCGGGGTCTCAAGCTGACGTCGAAACCGATGCGGGTGGTTGCGCAAACCTGATGCCGGGCGAAGCGGGGACACTCATGGTCGATCTCGTACTCGAGGATATCGAATGCGTCACGCAGGCGCACATCCACGAGGGCGAGCGAGGGGAGGATGGACCGGTTGTGGCACCGCTTCTCGAATACACCGGGGACGTAGACGGGGGCGGTAACGGAGATCCGCTTACCACCCGTTCGGATGTCCCGCTGATCGAAGGGACAGTCGTCGACGATCCCGAACTCGTCGAAGCCATCTTGAACGATCCGGGAGCGTACTACGTCAACGTACATACGGTCGACAATCCGGGCGGAGAGATTCGCGGACAGATCCGCGGATTCGACTTCGGCCAAGAAACCCAACTCGAACCGGTGCCGGCGGAGTTCACTGTCTCCGGACTGGATCCGAAAGATACCGAAGTAGCCCGCAGCAGGGAGATAGACGTGTCTGCGCGGATTCGAAACGTCGGCGACATCACCGATACCCAAACCGTCGAACTTCGTATCGACGACGAGGTGGTTGCAGAGCGCGAATTGGAGTTAGCCTGCCGTTCGTCGGAGAGGGTTCGATTCGAAAATATCGACATCGACGATCTCGGCCCAGACGAGTACGAATACGGTGTCTTCTCCGAAGACGATTCGGAGACGGGGACGCTCACCGTCCTGCGACCGGCGGAGTTCAGAGTCTCCAATCTGGACCCGGAGGATGTGACCGTCACTCGTGGAGATCTGATCGATGTCTCTGCAAGCATACAAAACGTCGGCGACATTTCCGATACACAGACGGTCGAATTTCGGATCGACGACGAAACCGTTGCCGAGCGACGGTTAGAACTCGACGGACGCGAGTCGAGACGGATCACCTTCGAGGAGATCGACACGAGAACACTCGAACCCGACGAGTACGAACACGGTGTATTCACCGAGGACGACTCCGAAACGGGGACACTGACCGTCGAAGCGGCCGAAGAGTCCGGGTTCATGGTCACCCTCGATCCGGAAGAACAAACCGTCACCCAAGGGGAGCAGTTCGGCCTCTCCGCAACGATCGAAAACGTCGGCCAAGTGGCTGACACGCAGACGGTCGAACTCCGTTTCGACGGCGAACTGATCAACGACCAAGAAGTGGTGCTCGATAGTGGAGAATCGAGAACGCTCCGCGTCAGAGGGATCGAAACCGACGACCTCGATCCCGGCGAATACGAGTACGTCGTTTCCACCGACGACGACTCCGCAACGGGGATATTGACGGTCGAAGCAGTCGAAGAGTCCGGGTTCATGGTCACCCTCGATCCGGAAGAACAAACCGTCACCCAAGGGGAGCAGTTCGGCCTCTCCGCGACGATCGAAAACGTCGGCGAGGCGACTGACACGCAGACGGTCGAACTCCGTCTCGACGGCGAACTGATCAACGACCAAGAAGTGGTGCTCGATAGTGGAGAATCGAGAACGCTCCGCGTCAGAGGGATCGAAACCGACGACCTCGATCCCGGCGAATACGAGTACGTCGTTTCCACCGACGACGACTCCGCAACGGGGATATTGACGGTCGAAGCGGCGGACGGTGACGACGATGATGAGAATGGAGAGGAAGAGAATGGGGAGGAGAATGGAGAGGAAGAGAATGGGGAGGAGAATGGAGAGGAAGAGAATGGGGAGGAGAATGGAGAGGAAGAGAATGGGGAGGAGAATGGAGAGGAAGAGAATGGGGAGGAGGAGAACGGTGAGACTGAGAACGGCGAGGAGGAGAACGGCGAGACTGAGAACGGCGAGGAGGAGAACGGCGAAGAGGAGAACGGCGAAGAGGAGAACGGCGAAGAGGAGAACGGCGAAGAGGAGAACGGCGAGACTGAGAACGGCGAAGAGGAGAACGGCGAAGAAGATGGAGGCAGTGGAGAAGGCGATGGTGGAGGAGAGGATGGACAGGACGAGAACGGCGGAACCACTGAGGAAGATGGGAACGGTGGAGATGGGAACGGCGAAACGGAAACCGGCGAAGAAGGTGGAACCGGAGGAGACATGTGA
- a CDS encoding molybdopterin-dependent oxidoreductase, producing MCPHERGEDPGAASRTAVRLCGLADGTVVCDALDRALERVEEEFLCASGERWGGVWRGIPVAALLDRPDVDVDPAATHVRVAADEYAVCVPIRTALGGVLAVEREGEPLPPARRPRFVAPVDAGRTVRGVRELRFLRLGPGEEPRDYEELGY from the coding sequence ATGTGCCCACACGAACGCGGTGAGGACCCGGGCGCGGCGTCGCGGACCGCGGTACGGCTGTGCGGGCTCGCGGACGGGACGGTGGTGTGTGACGCACTCGACAGGGCCCTCGAACGCGTCGAAGAAGAGTTTCTGTGCGCCAGCGGCGAGCGCTGGGGCGGCGTCTGGCGCGGGATTCCCGTGGCGGCGCTGCTCGACCGGCCGGACGTGGACGTCGATCCGGCGGCGACCCACGTCCGCGTCGCCGCCGACGAGTACGCCGTCTGCGTGCCAATCCGGACCGCGCTCGGCGGTGTACTCGCCGTCGAACGCGAGGGTGAGCCCCTGCCGCCGGCCCGCCGTCCGCGGTTTGTCGCCCCCGTCGACGCCGGGCGGACGGTACGGGGAGTCCGCGAACTCCGGTTCCTGCGACTCGGCCCGGGAGAGGAGCCGCGAGACTACGAAGAGCTCGGGTACTGA
- a CDS encoding helix-turn-helix domain-containing protein, which translates to MAEAAEDGRRLRVDLDIDPSDDWECPIVSETPDASAVAVNAVGHECTVDVQPTGDDGLVRARGEVSDDCLCRIFQGFGCVPHVRRVEDGTMLVTTYVDDRETVRDVVGALREALDHVRLVRLAVVEGPEATEQVTFDLSALTPKQREGLELAVVRGYFDNDRNVELGDLAAEIEISKSALSQRLRAAQAKLVTDVFDEVE; encoded by the coding sequence ATGGCCGAAGCCGCAGAGGACGGGCGCCGACTCCGCGTCGACCTCGACATCGATCCGAGCGACGACTGGGAGTGTCCCATCGTCTCCGAGACTCCCGACGCGAGCGCCGTGGCCGTCAACGCGGTGGGTCACGAGTGCACCGTCGACGTGCAGCCGACCGGCGACGACGGGCTCGTGCGCGCTCGCGGCGAGGTCTCCGACGACTGCCTCTGTCGGATCTTCCAAGGGTTCGGCTGCGTCCCGCACGTCCGGCGGGTCGAAGACGGGACGATGCTCGTGACCACCTACGTCGACGACCGAGAGACGGTCCGCGACGTGGTCGGTGCGCTCAGGGAGGCCCTCGATCACGTCAGACTGGTCCGACTCGCGGTCGTCGAGGGGCCGGAGGCGACCGAGCAGGTGACCTTCGACCTCTCCGCGCTCACCCCGAAACAGCGGGAGGGGCTCGAACTCGCGGTGGTCCGCGGCTACTTCGACAACGACCGAAACGTGGAGCTCGGCGATCTGGCCGCCGAGATAGAGATTAGCAAGTCCGCGCTCTCACAGCGGCTCCGGGCCGCTCAAGCGAAGCTCGTCACCGACGTGTTCGACGAGGTCGAGTGA
- a CDS encoding DUF1328 domain-containing protein: protein MDGITLPSVDHQLLSGIELSMPLQFSGDFLELAVLFFIIAIVAAVLGARGVAGLSMTVAKWLVIIFLVLAVISLLL from the coding sequence ATGGACGGTATCACCCTGCCGTCGGTCGATCATCAGCTGTTGTCGGGGATCGAACTCTCGATGCCGCTCCAGTTCTCGGGCGACTTCCTCGAGCTGGCGGTGTTGTTTTTCATTATCGCAATCGTCGCAGCAGTCCTCGGTGCACGCGGGGTCGCCGGACTCTCGATGACCGTCGCGAAGTGGCTCGTCATCATCTTCCTGGTGTTGGCTGTGATCTCGCTCCTGCTCTGA
- a CDS encoding heavy metal translocating P-type ATPase, protein MRDGSNGSEETAGSETTGGAAGADGRRRELTVSLAVPEMDCPSCAGKVDNAIGRLDGVTNAALNPTAGTATVTYDPDVIDEDDVVAAIEGAGYEVTGGRSGSDESGDDTEGGTDADTESGGVAVAPPAEVWTTARAKKTWLGAGLVTLGLLFEFILTAQNPEVASVLGVPFTLADALFLGAVAASGLPVIRGGYYSARNRSLDIDLLMGTAIIAATGIGYFVEAATLAVLFSIAELLEDYAMDRARDSLRELMELSPDEATVKRENAETTIPADDVAVGETVIVRPGEKVPLDGTVIEGESAVDESPITGESVPVDKVSGDEVFAGAINEEGYLEIEVTSTAGDSTLARVIEMVQGAQAKKTDTERFVDRFAGYYTPVVVVLAVLTAAIPPLVIAEPIAVEVAGYGITFAADWGTWFVRGLTLLVIACPCAFVISTPVSVVSGITSAAKNGVLIKGGNHLEAMGEVDAVALDKTGTLTKGKLTVTDLVPLGDADEATLLRRAAALERRSEHPIASAILDRADRTGVTDHPEPAAFESLTGKGIRAEIDGETYYAGKPALFEDLGFDLSRARAETDGGVVTEGDDADPPAGDIGPREFAEGTLAALEREGKTVVLVGTATQLTGAIAIADEVRRDSKRAVERLRELGVKRVVMLTGDNEGTARAIAEQTGVDEYRAELLPEEKVEAVRALQAEYGDVAMVGDGINDAPALAAAEVGVAMGAAGTDTALETADIALMGDDVAKLPYLYALSHTANGVIRQNVWASLGVKALLALGVPLGLVSVAVAVVVGDMGMSLGVTGNAMRLSGIEPESFE, encoded by the coding sequence ATGAGAGACGGCTCGAACGGCAGCGAAGAGACGGCCGGCAGCGAGACGACCGGCGGGGCGGCCGGCGCAGACGGGAGGCGACGAGAGCTGACCGTCAGCCTCGCGGTCCCCGAGATGGACTGCCCCTCTTGTGCCGGCAAGGTCGACAACGCGATTGGGCGTCTCGACGGCGTGACCAACGCCGCGCTCAATCCGACCGCCGGGACGGCGACGGTGACCTACGACCCCGATGTCATCGATGAAGACGACGTGGTCGCAGCCATCGAGGGCGCCGGCTACGAGGTCACGGGCGGGCGGTCGGGCAGCGACGAGAGCGGCGACGACACCGAGGGAGGCACCGACGCCGACACGGAATCCGGCGGGGTCGCCGTCGCGCCCCCCGCCGAGGTCTGGACGACGGCGCGCGCGAAGAAGACGTGGCTTGGCGCGGGACTCGTAACGCTCGGACTTCTGTTCGAGTTCATTCTGACCGCACAGAACCCCGAAGTAGCGAGTGTGCTCGGCGTCCCGTTCACGCTCGCCGACGCTCTGTTCCTCGGCGCGGTCGCGGCGAGCGGGCTCCCCGTCATCCGCGGGGGGTACTACTCGGCGCGGAACCGGAGCCTCGACATCGACCTGCTGATGGGAACGGCGATCATCGCGGCGACGGGGATCGGCTACTTCGTCGAGGCCGCCACGCTGGCGGTGCTTTTCAGCATCGCCGAGCTGTTGGAAGATTACGCGATGGACCGGGCTCGCGACTCCCTGCGCGAGCTAATGGAGCTGTCGCCGGACGAGGCCACCGTGAAACGCGAGAATGCGGAGACGACGATCCCGGCCGATGACGTAGCGGTCGGCGAGACCGTGATCGTCCGTCCGGGCGAGAAGGTCCCGCTCGACGGAACGGTTATCGAGGGTGAGAGCGCGGTCGACGAGTCGCCGATAACCGGCGAGAGCGTGCCCGTCGACAAGGTTTCCGGAGACGAAGTGTTCGCGGGCGCGATCAACGAGGAGGGGTATTTGGAGATCGAAGTAACCTCGACTGCAGGCGACTCGACGCTCGCGCGCGTCATCGAGATGGTGCAGGGTGCACAGGCCAAGAAGACCGATACCGAGCGGTTCGTCGACCGATTCGCTGGGTACTACACGCCGGTTGTGGTCGTGCTAGCGGTCCTGACGGCCGCGATCCCGCCGCTGGTCATCGCGGAGCCGATCGCCGTCGAGGTCGCCGGCTACGGGATCACGTTCGCCGCGGACTGGGGGACGTGGTTCGTCCGCGGGCTCACGCTGCTGGTGATCGCGTGTCCCTGCGCGTTCGTCATCTCGACGCCCGTCTCGGTCGTCTCCGGGATCACGAGCGCGGCGAAAAACGGCGTCCTGATCAAGGGCGGGAACCACCTCGAAGCGATGGGTGAGGTCGACGCCGTCGCGCTCGACAAGACCGGCACGCTCACCAAGGGCAAACTCACGGTCACCGACCTCGTACCGCTCGGCGACGCCGACGAGGCGACGCTGCTACGGCGGGCCGCGGCGCTGGAGCGGCGGAGCGAGCACCCGATCGCGAGTGCGATCCTCGACCGCGCCGACCGGACAGGCGTGACCGACCACCCCGAGCCGGCGGCGTTCGAGAGCCTGACGGGGAAGGGGATCCGCGCCGAGATAGACGGCGAGACGTACTACGCCGGGAAGCCCGCGCTGTTCGAGGACCTCGGGTTCGACCTGTCGCGGGCACGGGCGGAGACCGACGGCGGGGTCGTCACCGAGGGCGACGACGCCGACCCGCCGGCGGGCGACATCGGTCCCAGAGAGTTCGCCGAGGGGACCCTCGCCGCGCTGGAACGGGAGGGGAAAACGGTGGTGCTCGTCGGGACGGCGACACAGCTAACGGGAGCCATTGCCATCGCCGACGAGGTTCGACGCGACTCGAAGCGGGCGGTCGAGCGCCTTCGGGAACTGGGCGTGAAGCGCGTCGTGATGCTGACCGGCGACAACGAGGGGACCGCGCGGGCGATCGCCGAGCAGACCGGGGTCGACGAGTACCGCGCCGAGCTGCTGCCCGAAGAGAAGGTCGAGGCGGTCCGAGCGCTGCAGGCCGAATACGGCGATGTGGCGATGGTCGGCGACGGGATCAACGACGCGCCGGCGCTGGCCGCGGCAGAGGTCGGCGTCGCGATGGGCGCCGCGGGAACGGACACGGCCTTGGAGACCGCGGACATCGCACTGATGGGCGACGACGTGGCGAAGCTCCCGTACCTGTACGCGCTCTCGCACACCGCCAACGGCGTCATCCGTCAGAACGTCTGGGCGAGCCTCGGCGTGAAGGCCCTGCTCGCGCTGGGCGTGCCGCTGGGACTGGTGAGCGTCGCGGTCGCGGTCGTCGTCGGCGACATGGGGATGAGCCTCGGTGTCACCGGCAACGCGATGCGCCTCTCCGGTATTGAGCCGGAGTCCTTCGAGTAG
- a CDS encoding helix-turn-helix domain-containing protein has translation MRELVFALEYEPGRNRVADALADHPGSRVRSLSVHATDDHLWRVDHATGTPAALDDIEAAFLDGDYYADCLATEHCGATQTTRVLDHTDDTLVLYTDWEPTPVCASVPHIARDHLGESVLFETRHEGRHYTWRLIHSGEGDVGEFFDALRAAVGDAARTELLKTASASGAAGGSGTSGDEVGLSPEQEAAIRAAVEHGYYESPREVDVGELADHLDVPRSTLTYRLRRAEERLAKAHVVDERVVDASPASK, from the coding sequence ATGCGCGAACTCGTCTTCGCTCTGGAGTACGAGCCGGGGCGCAACAGGGTGGCCGACGCGTTGGCCGACCACCCCGGCTCCCGGGTCCGATCACTGTCGGTACACGCCACCGACGACCACCTTTGGCGCGTCGACCACGCCACCGGCACCCCGGCCGCGCTCGACGACATCGAGGCCGCGTTCCTCGACGGTGACTACTACGCCGACTGCCTCGCGACCGAGCACTGCGGCGCGACCCAGACCACCCGCGTCCTCGATCACACCGACGACACGCTGGTGTTGTACACCGACTGGGAGCCCACGCCCGTCTGCGCGTCCGTGCCACACATCGCGCGCGACCACCTCGGGGAGAGCGTGCTGTTCGAGACACGCCACGAAGGGCGCCACTACACCTGGCGGCTCATTCACTCCGGCGAAGGAGACGTGGGCGAGTTCTTCGACGCACTCCGGGCCGCCGTCGGCGACGCCGCCCGCACCGAACTGCTCAAGACGGCGAGTGCGTCGGGCGCAGCCGGTGGGTCGGGAACGAGCGGGGACGAAGTGGGGCTCTCTCCCGAGCAGGAGGCCGCGATCAGGGCCGCCGTCGAACACGGCTACTACGAGTCCCCGCGCGAGGTCGACGTCGGCGAACTCGCCGACCACCTCGACGTGCCGCGATCGACGCTCACCTACCGACTCCGCCGGGCCGAGGAGCGTCTCGCGAAGGCGCACGTGGTCGACGAGCGGGTTGTCGACGCCTCGCCGGCCTCGAAATGA
- a CDS encoding TIGR04347 family pseudo-SAM/SPASM protein codes for MISVSKLLCGLDAESDGLRYDAADGSKKPQITDDKQQRPVVVWNTTKRCNLYCEHCYAAADQEEAPNELSTAEGKALIDDLAEFGVPVLLFSGGEPLVREDLLELIAHAADSGVRPVLSTNGTLLTRDRARELKQAGLKYAGVSVDGLPERNDRIRGEEGAFDAAVRGIEACLDVGLKTGLRYTITEHNVEDLAGVVDLLVDVGVDRFCFYHLDYGGRGADISDVDLSPEATRKAVTDLCDLTREYHESGEEIETLLVGNYADAGHLVEYADREMGTDRAQRIYRYLERNGGDPTGERVADVDPVGNVHLTQFWQGYSPGNVRDRSFGAIWSDKSNPLLGALREREDHLSGKCADCAYQSVCRGGSRLRALAAHDDPFAPDPKCYLTEAERDGEAAMSRIRGGPAADAD; via the coding sequence ATGATCTCCGTCAGCAAGCTCCTCTGTGGGCTCGACGCCGAAAGCGACGGGCTCCGATACGACGCGGCCGACGGGTCGAAAAAACCCCAGATCACGGACGACAAACAGCAACGCCCGGTCGTCGTCTGGAACACCACGAAGCGGTGTAACCTCTACTGCGAGCACTGCTACGCCGCGGCCGATCAGGAGGAAGCGCCGAACGAGCTGTCGACCGCGGAGGGGAAGGCGCTCATCGACGACCTCGCCGAGTTCGGGGTGCCGGTGCTCCTGTTCTCCGGCGGGGAGCCGCTCGTCCGCGAGGACCTCCTGGAACTGATTGCACACGCCGCCGACAGCGGCGTCCGTCCCGTGCTCTCGACGAACGGGACCCTCCTGACTCGCGACCGTGCCCGCGAGTTGAAGCAGGCGGGGCTCAAGTACGCGGGCGTCTCGGTCGACGGTCTCCCCGAGCGCAACGACCGCATTCGGGGCGAAGAGGGCGCGTTCGACGCCGCGGTCCGGGGGATCGAGGCGTGTCTCGACGTGGGGCTCAAGACCGGGCTCCGGTACACGATCACCGAGCACAATGTCGAGGACCTCGCGGGCGTCGTCGACCTGCTCGTCGACGTGGGCGTCGACCGGTTCTGCTTCTACCACCTCGACTACGGCGGGCGCGGCGCCGACATCTCCGACGTGGATCTGAGCCCCGAGGCGACCCGGAAAGCGGTCACCGACCTGTGTGACCTCACCCGCGAGTACCACGAGTCGGGCGAGGAGATCGAGACGCTGCTCGTCGGCAACTACGCCGACGCGGGCCACCTCGTCGAGTACGCCGACCGCGAGATGGGGACCGATCGCGCACAACGAATCTACCGGTACCTCGAACGCAACGGCGGCGACCCGACCGGCGAGCGCGTCGCCGACGTGGACCCCGTCGGTAACGTTCACCTTACGCAGTTCTGGCAGGGATACTCGCCCGGGAACGTCAGAGACCGATCGTTCGGCGCGATCTGGTCGGACAAGTCGAACCCGCTTCTCGGGGCGCTCCGCGAGCGCGAAGATCACCTCTCGGGGAAGTGCGCCGACTGCGCGTACCAGAGCGTCTGCCGCGGCGGCTCGCGGCTGCGCGCGCTGGCGGCCCACGACGACCCGTTCGCGCCCGACCCGAAGTGCTACCTCACCGAGGCCGAACGCGACGGGGAGGCCGCAATGAGTCGGATTCGAGGCGGGCCGGCCGCCGACGCGGACTGA
- a CDS encoding geranylgeranylglycerol-phosphate geranylgeranyltransferase: MCHAAVDRDDVRETARGVFELARPGNCIAAAVLTGTGAFVAGASDALAPAAIAAVTTAFAVAAGNAINDYFDREIDAINQPDRPIPRGAVSPRRALGISGVWFAAAVALALALPRLALAIAGVNLAALVTYTTIFKGTPGLGNALVSYLVGSTFLFGGAAVGRPEAVVVLALLAGLSTFAREVIKDVEDVVGDREEGLHTLPVAIGERRSLWVATGSLVVAVAASPFPYLSGTFGGAYLLLVAVADAVMLYACYEAFTDPTAAQQRFKYGTFLAAVAFVVGRAALLI, encoded by the coding sequence ATGTGCCACGCCGCGGTGGACCGAGACGACGTGCGCGAGACAGCACGCGGAGTCTTCGAACTGGCACGCCCGGGTAACTGCATCGCCGCCGCGGTGCTCACCGGAACCGGCGCGTTCGTCGCCGGCGCCAGCGACGCGCTCGCTCCGGCGGCGATCGCCGCGGTCACCACCGCGTTCGCGGTCGCCGCCGGCAACGCCATCAACGACTACTTCGACCGGGAGATCGACGCGATCAACCAGCCCGACCGCCCGATCCCACGCGGCGCGGTCTCGCCGCGGCGTGCGCTCGGAATCTCCGGCGTTTGGTTCGCGGCCGCCGTCGCGCTCGCGCTGGCGCTCCCGCGGCTGGCGCTCGCCATCGCCGGTGTCAACCTCGCCGCCCTCGTCACCTACACGACGATTTTTAAGGGGACGCCGGGGCTCGGCAACGCTCTCGTCTCGTACCTCGTGGGATCGACGTTCCTGTTCGGCGGCGCTGCCGTCGGCCGCCCCGAGGCGGTCGTCGTGCTCGCGCTGCTCGCGGGCCTCTCGACGTTCGCCCGCGAGGTGATCAAAGACGTCGAGGACGTGGTCGGCGACCGGGAGGAGGGGCTTCACACTCTCCCGGTCGCGATCGGCGAGCGCCGGTCGCTGTGGGTCGCGACCGGCTCGCTCGTCGTCGCCGTCGCCGCCAGTCCGTTTCCGTACCTCTCCGGGACGTTCGGCGGCGCCTACCTCCTCCTCGTCGCGGTCGCCGACGCGGTCATGCTGTACGCCTGCTACGAGGCGTTTACCGACCCGACGGCGGCACAACAGCGGTTCAAGTACGGCACGTTCCTCGCGGCCGTCGCCTTCGTCGTCGGTCGCGCTGCGCTGCTCATTTAA